One Glycine max cultivar Williams 82 chromosome 3, Glycine_max_v4.0, whole genome shotgun sequence DNA window includes the following coding sequences:
- the LOC100811081 gene encoding NAD-dependent malic enzyme 2, mitochondrial, translating to MWKLVRYAAASNLARSRRFSAAIPGPCIVHKRGADILHDPWFNKDTGFPLTERDRLGLRGLLPPRVISFEQQYDRFMNSFRSLENNTQGQPDKVVSLAKWRILNRLHDRNETLYYRVLIDNIKEFAPIIYTPTVGLVCQNYSGLFRRPRGMYFSAKDKGEMMSMIYNWPAHEVDMIVLTDGSRILGLGDLGVQGIGIPIGKLDVYVAAAGINPQRILPVMLDVGTNNQKLLEDRLYLGLRQPRLEGEEYLSIVDEFMEAVHARWPKAIVQFEDFQMKWAFETLKRYQKRFCMFNDDIQGTAGVALAGILGTVRAQGRPLTDFVNQKIVVVGAGSAGLGVLKMAIQTVAKISGCSELAAKSQFYLIDKDGLVTTERNSLDPAAAPFAKNPRDIEGLTEGASIIEVVKKIRPHVLLGLSGVGGIFNEEVLKAMRESVSTKPAIFAMSNPTMNAECTSIDAFKHAGENIVFASGSPFENVDLGNGKVGHVNQANNMYLFPGIGLGTLLSGAHLITDGMLQAASECLASYMAEEDILKGILYPSVDSIRDVTAEVGAAVLRAAVEEELAEGHGDVGPKELSHMSKDEAVEYVRSNMWYPVYSPLVHEK from the exons atgtGGAAACTCGTGCGATACGCCGCCGCCTCCAACCTCGCCCGATCGCGGCGGTTCTCCGCCGCGATTCCCGGTCCGTGCATTGTTCACAAGCGCGGTGCCGACATACTCCACGATCCCTGGTTCAACAAG GATACTGGGTTTCCTTTGACTGAAAGGGACAGATTGGGGCTTCGGGGCCTCTTACCTCCTCGTGTTATATCCTTTGAGCAGCAATATGATCGCTTTA tgAATTCATTCCGATCTTTGGAGAATAATACTCAGGGGCAACCAGATAAAGTCGTTTCCCTGGCAAAATGGAGGATCTTAAATAGACTGCATGACAGGAACGAGACTCTGTACTACAGA gttcttattgataatattaaagAGTTTGCTCCAATAATATATACCCCTACAGTTGGATTAGTGTGTCAAAATTATTCCGGGTTATTTAGGCGTCCACGTGGAATGTATTTTAGTGCCAAAGATAAAGGAGAGATGATGTCAATGATCTATAACTGGCCAGCTCATGAG GTAGACATGATTGTCTTAACAGATGGAAGTCGAATTCTTGGCTTAGGTGACCTTGGAGTTCAGGGAATTGGAATCCCCATAGGAAAACTTGATGTGTATGTTGCTGCCGCTGGTATCAACCCACAAAGA ATACTTCCAGTTATGCTGGATGTTGGCACCAACAATCAAAAGTTACTTGAAGATCGTCTTT ATTTAGGACTTCGACAACCAAGGCTGGAAGGTGAAGAGTATCTATCAATTGTAGATGAATTTATGGAAGCTGTTCATGCTCGATGgcccaaggctattgtgcag TTTGAGGATTTTCAAATGAAGTGGGCTTTTGAAACCCTGAAAAGATATCAGAAAAGGTTTTGCATGTTTAATGATGATATACAG GGCACTGCTGGTGTTGCACTTGCTGGAATATTGGGAACTGTAAGAGCCCAAGGCCGACCATTGACTGATTTTGTGAACCAAAAGATAGTTGTGGTTGGAGCTGGGAG TGCAGGACTTGGGGTTCTAAAAATGGCCATCCAAACAGTTGCAAAGATATCTGGGTGCAGTGAATTAGCTGCCAAAAGCCAATTCTATTTGATTGATAAAGAT GGTCTAGTCACAACTGAGAGGAACAGTCTAGACCCAGCTGCAGCTCCGTTTGCTAAAAATCCAAGAGACATAGAAGGGCTTACTGAGGGTGCTAGTATAATTGAAGTG GTTAAGAAGATTAGGCCACATGTGCTCCTTGGTTTGTCTGGCGTTGGTGGTATTTTCAATGAGGAG GTGCTTAAGGCAATGAGAGAATCTGTTTCAACAAAACCTGCTATCTTTGCCATGTCTAACCCCACCATGAATG CTGAGTGCACTTCTATTGATGCATTTAAGCATGCTGGGGAAAATATAGTGTTTGCAAGCGGAAGCCCTTTCGAAAACGTAGATCTTG GTAATGGAAAAGTGGGTCATGTAAATCAAGCAAACAACATGTACCTCTTCCCAGG AATTGGTTTGGGAACTCTTCTGTCAGGTGCTCACCTTATAACAGATGGAATGTTGCAGGCAGCTTCTGAATG CCTTGCTTCATACATGgccgaggaagatatcttgaaAGGAATTTTGTATCCATCCGTTGATAG CATACGAGATGTTACGGCAGAGGTCGGGGCTGCTGTGCTTCGAGCAGCAGTTGAAGAAGAACTGGCAGAAGGACATGGTGATGTGGGGCCCAAGGAACTTTCCCATATGTCAAAA GATGAGGCTGTGGAGTATGTGCGAAGCAATATGTGGTATCCTGTGTATTCTCCTCTCgttcatgaaaaataa
- the LOC100806995 gene encoding (+)-neomenthol dehydrogenase — MGMADAKQRYAVVTGANKGIGLETVKGLASNGIKVVLTARDVKRGYQAVEELKREFGFSDLVVFHQLDVTDPSSVASLVEFVKIKFGRLDILVNNAGISGFNTDGMVSVHIFFYTLSVLFLSILKSFLKNDLGFLFTPGFGCHPKINWKELPQTYEMAEKCLTTNYYGAKETTEAFIPLLQLSNLPMIVNVSSEAGLLKYISNEWARSVLDDTENLTEELIDEVLKEYMKDLDDGLLEKKGWPTYLSAYMVSKAAMNSYTRLLAYRHQKLCINCVCPGSVKTDINRNTGILSVENGAASVVRLALLPNGSPSGHFFTRQEVSSF, encoded by the exons ATGGGCATGGCAGATGCAAAACAAAG atatgCTGTTGTCACAGGTGCAAACAAAGGGATAGGATTGGAGACAGTGAAAGGGTTGGCCTCAAATGGAATCAAGGTGGTGCTCACAGCCAGGGATGTGAAGAGGGGTTACCAAGCTGTTGAGGAATTGAAGAGAGAGTTTGGTTTCTCTGACCTTGTGGTGTTTCACCAGCTTGATGTCACTGACCCTTCTAGTGTTGCTTCTTTGGTTGAGTTTGTTAAGATCAAGTTTGGGAGACTTGATATCTTG GTGAACAATGCAGGAATAAGTGGATTCAATACAGATGGCATGGTCAgtgtgcatatttttttttacactctgAGTGTATTGTTTCTATCTATATtaaaaagctttctaaaaaaTGATTTGGGGTTTCTTTTTACGCCGGGATTCGGGTGCCATCCAAAAATTAATTGGAAGGAGTTACCTCAAACTTATGAGATGGCAGAAAAATGCCTAACAACAAACTACTATGGTGCTAAGGAAACAACTGAGGCATTTATTCCCCTTCTTCAGTTATCCAATTTACCCATGATTGTTAATGTTTCCTCTGAAGCAGGATTATTAAAG TACATATCAAATGAATGGGCTAGGAGTGTGTTAGATGACACTGAAAATCTCACTGAAGAGCTAATAGATGAGGTGTTGAAGGAGTATATGAAAGACTTAGATGATGGTTTACTAGAGAAAAAAGGGTGGCCAACCTATTTGTCTGCATATATGGTCTCAAAAGCAGCCATGAATTCATACACAAGGCTTCTGGCTTATAGGCACCAAAAATTGTGCATCAATTGTGTATGTCCTGGTTCTGTTAAAACAGACATTAACAGAAACACTGGCATCTTATCTGTTGAAAATGGTGCTGCTAGTGTTGTGAGATTAGCACTCTTGCCTAATGGTTCCCCTTCTGGCCACTTC